A stretch of the Deltaproteobacteria bacterium genome encodes the following:
- a CDS encoding VWA domain-containing protein, with amino-acid sequence MSILRRTLTAFAVVLISGGFVTTATPETPARADRDESGAKVVAQAREKTQRPRVEMVFALDTTGSMGGLIAGAKQKIWSIVNEVAKGKPTPEIRVGLVAYRDKGDAYVTKVSQLTGDLDAVYKDLFALNADGGGDGPENVNQALHDAVEKIEWSNKETRALRVVFLVGDAPPHNDYQDVPSYQKTVTRASNKGIIVNTIRCGTWDETGTHFTQIASLGGGEFLTISQTGGMLAVATPFDADLARLSGEMDKTYVMKGSKAKREEAVAALDSAATTAGSGGGFASAERAIFRARAKAPAAPAPAAKADLVTAFDFGDDAVDGELAKTAELPEELKELSVKERKEHLKKKSEDRKRIQSEMKDLASKREKWLAENAEKSADSFDEKVGSLVKTQAAEAAAIAY; translated from the coding sequence ATGTCCATCCTGCGCCGAACCCTGACCGCTTTCGCCGTCGTCCTGATCTCCGGCGGCTTCGTGACCACCGCCACCCCGGAGACCCCGGCCCGCGCCGACCGCGACGAGAGCGGCGCCAAGGTGGTCGCCCAGGCCCGTGAGAAGACCCAGCGCCCCCGGGTCGAGATGGTCTTCGCCCTCGACACCACCGGCTCGATGGGCGGCCTGATCGCCGGCGCGAAGCAGAAGATCTGGTCCATCGTCAACGAGGTGGCCAAGGGCAAGCCCACCCCCGAGATCCGGGTCGGCCTGGTGGCCTACCGCGACAAGGGCGACGCCTACGTGACCAAGGTCAGCCAGCTCACCGGCGACCTCGACGCGGTCTACAAGGACCTCTTCGCGCTGAACGCCGACGGCGGCGGCGACGGCCCCGAGAACGTCAACCAGGCGCTGCACGACGCGGTCGAGAAGATCGAGTGGAGCAACAAGGAGACCCGGGCCCTGCGGGTGGTCTTCCTGGTCGGCGACGCCCCGCCCCACAACGACTACCAGGACGTGCCCTCCTACCAGAAGACCGTCACCCGGGCCTCCAACAAGGGCATCATCGTCAACACCATCCGCTGCGGCACCTGGGACGAGACCGGCACCCACTTCACCCAGATCGCCTCCCTGGGCGGCGGTGAGTTCCTGACCATCAGCCAGACCGGCGGGATGCTGGCCGTGGCCACCCCCTTCGACGCCGACCTGGCCCGCCTCTCGGGTGAGATGGACAAGACCTACGTGATGAAGGGCAGCAAGGCGAAGCGCGAGGAGGCCGTCGCGGCCCTCGACTCCGCCGCCACCACCGCCGGCAGCGGCGGCGGCTTCGCCTCCGCCGAGCGCGCCATCTTCCGGGCTCGCGCCAAGGCCCCGGCCGCCCCGGCGCCCGCCGCGAAGGCCGACCTGGTCACCGCCTTCGACTTCGGCGACGACGCCGTCGACGGCGAGCTCGCCAAGACCGCCGAGCTGCCCGAGGAGCTCAAGGAGCTGTCGGTGAAGGAGCGCAAGGAGCACCTCAAGAAGAAGTCCGAGGACCGCAAGCGCATCCAGTCCGAGATGAAGGACCTGGCCTCCAAGCGCGAGAAGTGGCTGGCCGAGAACGCCGAGAAGAGCGCCGACAGCTTCGACGAGAAGGTCGGCAGCCTGGTGAAGACCCAGGCCGCGGAGGCCGCGGCGATCGCCTACTAG
- a CDS encoding molybdenum hydroxylase: MASAQTLVIIHGGGEMGSAVGHALHREGYRLLVLDRPLPGALRLGVAFCAAAVAPGGVLEVQGVEVVHAADPDAIEAAWAAGRVALFTGDPAALSYRPAVLIDARMRQLTEPLQHLAPGGPHVLGIGPGFTVGEDCHQILESNRGPALGRVIQEGSAEAHTGVPGEVQGLRQERILRSPVAGVLERRVELGAFVEAGEVVARVGGQDVTSGVAGMVRGLKLDGVRVGAGHKIGDVDPRRDRSLLQTLTDKAEALGRAACTALELAGISPQNQPTASE, encoded by the coding sequence GTGGCAAGCGCGCAAACCCTCGTGATCATTCATGGTGGCGGCGAGATGGGCTCGGCGGTGGGCCACGCCCTCCACCGGGAGGGTTATCGCCTGCTCGTCCTCGACCGGCCCCTGCCCGGCGCCCTGCGCCTGGGGGTGGCCTTCTGCGCGGCGGCGGTGGCGCCCGGGGGGGTGCTGGAGGTGCAGGGGGTCGAGGTGGTCCACGCGGCCGATCCGGACGCCATCGAGGCGGCCTGGGCGGCGGGGCGGGTGGCCCTCTTCACCGGGGATCCCGCGGCGCTCTCCTACCGCCCGGCGGTGCTGATCGACGCCCGGATGCGCCAGCTCACCGAGCCCCTGCAGCACCTCGCGCCGGGCGGCCCCCACGTCCTGGGCATCGGCCCGGGCTTCACGGTGGGGGAGGACTGCCACCAGATCCTGGAGTCGAACCGGGGCCCCGCCCTGGGCCGGGTGATCCAGGAGGGCAGCGCGGAGGCCCACACCGGGGTGCCGGGCGAGGTCCAGGGCCTGCGCCAGGAGCGCATCCTGCGCTCCCCGGTGGCCGGGGTCCTCGAGCGCCGGGTCGAGCTCGGGGCCTTCGTCGAGGCCGGCGAGGTGGTGGCCCGGGTGGGCGGCCAGGACGTCACGAGCGGCGTCGCCGGCATGGTGCGGGGGCTCAAGCTCGATGGCGTGAGGGTGGGCGCGGGCCACAAGATAGGGGACGTGGATCCCCGGCGGGACCGGTCCCTGCTGCAGACCCTCACCGACAAGGCCGAGGCGCTGGGCCGGGCAGCCTGCACGGCCCTGGAACTTGCCGGGATATCGCCCCAGAATCAGCCGACCGCTTCGGAGTGA